In the Klebsiella aerogenes KCTC 2190 genome, one interval contains:
- a CDS encoding Lrp/AsnC family transcriptional regulator codes for MLDKIDRKLLSLLQTDCTLSLQALADAVNLTTTPCWKRLKRLEDEGILRERVAILDAEKLGLGLTAFVLIKTQHHSSDWYCRFVSEVSQMAEVLGFWRMAGEYDYLLRVQVADMKRYDDFYKRLVNSVPGLSDVTSSFAMEQIKYTTALPID; via the coding sequence ATGTTAGATAAAATTGACCGTAAGCTGCTCTCATTGCTGCAAACTGACTGCACCCTCTCTTTGCAGGCGCTGGCGGATGCCGTTAATCTGACCACCACGCCCTGCTGGAAACGGCTCAAGCGTCTTGAGGACGAAGGCATCCTGCGCGAGCGCGTGGCCATCCTGGATGCGGAAAAGCTGGGGCTCGGATTAACCGCCTTTGTGTTGATAAAAACCCAGCACCACAGCAGTGACTGGTACTGCCGTTTTGTCAGCGAAGTGTCGCAAATGGCGGAAGTGCTGGGTTTCTGGCGTATGGCCGGCGAGTACGACTACCTGCTACGGGTACAGGTCGCGGATATGAAGCGCTATGACGACTTTTATAAACGTCTGGTGAACAGCGTGCCGGGGCTGTCGGATGTCACTTCGAGTTTTGCCATGGAACAGATAAAATACACCACGGCCTTGCCTATTGATTAA
- the cof gene encoding HMP-PP phosphatase: MAKLAAFDMDGTLLMPDHRLGEQTLTALRRLRERDIALTFATGRHALEMHHVIGEFSLDAFLITGNGTRIHSLEGEELYRQDLNPEVAEEVLHSVWDTQASMHVFNDGGWFTGQARPELLRAHAFSGFHYQLRDPKRMPAHHVTKICFCGDHDDLRRLRIQLNDVLGDRAFLCFSAMDCLEVLPVGCNKGAALAVLSQHLGFTLQDCMAFGDAMNDREMLGSVGRGFIMGNAMPQLKAELPHLPIIGDCRHQAVSHFLTHWLDNPDLPYSPE; encoded by the coding sequence ATGGCAAAACTGGCGGCATTTGATATGGACGGCACCCTGCTGATGCCGGACCATCGTCTCGGAGAACAGACTCTGACGGCGCTGAGACGGCTGCGTGAACGCGATATCGCCCTGACCTTTGCCACCGGTCGCCATGCTCTGGAAATGCACCATGTGATCGGCGAGTTTTCCCTTGATGCTTTTCTGATTACCGGTAACGGCACGCGCATCCATTCACTGGAAGGTGAAGAGCTGTATCGCCAGGATCTGAATCCGGAAGTGGCGGAAGAGGTGCTGCACAGCGTGTGGGATACTCAGGCGAGTATGCACGTTTTCAATGATGGCGGCTGGTTTACCGGCCAGGCAAGGCCGGAACTGCTCCGGGCTCACGCCTTCAGCGGCTTTCATTATCAACTGCGCGATCCGAAACGGATGCCGGCGCATCACGTCACCAAGATCTGTTTCTGCGGCGATCATGACGATCTGCGCCGCCTGCGGATCCAGCTAAATGACGTGCTAGGCGATCGCGCGTTTCTTTGTTTCTCGGCGATGGATTGTCTGGAGGTACTGCCGGTCGGCTGTAATAAAGGAGCCGCGCTGGCGGTGCTGAGCCAGCACTTAGGTTTCACTTTGCAGGACTGTATGGCATTTGGTGATGCAATGAACGATCGCGAGATGCTTGGTAGCGTAGGGCGAGGCTTCATTATGGGCAACGCGATGCCGCAGCTCAAAGCTGAACTGCCGCATCTACCGATCATCGGAGACTGCCGTCATCAGGCTGTTTCCCATTTCTTAACACATTGGCTGGATAATCCTGATCTTCCTTATTCCCCCGAATAG
- a CDS encoding SgrR family transcriptional regulator: MRLLNRLNQYQRLWQPSSGAPQQVTVGELAERCFCSERHIRTLLRQAQEAGWLSWQASSGRGKRGMLCFYKTPESLRNEMMEQALNKGQQQNALELAQLAPVELKALLHPFLGGQWQNNTPTLRIPYYRPLEPLRPGFLPGRAEQHLAGQIYSGLTRFDDSDNTPVGDLAHHWQVSPDGLRWHFYIRSTLCWHNGDTVKTSQLQQRLLLLLELPALRTLFASISRIDVTHAQCLTITLHRPDYWLPFRLASYCSVLAHPDDPALGSGPFRIKLFGPDLVRLENHPRYHLQHPLIQAVEYWITPQLFESDLGTSCRHPVQITIGDPEELNNLRQVSNSISLGFCYLTLRQSPRLSKAQAQRLISIIHRSSLLETLPLDEDLITPSHEVLPGWSIPQGPENHEVPLPPQLTLLYHLPVELHTMAEQLKLRLATLGCELTLIFHDAKNWDGCRYLAQADMMMGDRLIGEAPEYTLEQWLRCDTLWPHLLTGAQYAHLQATLDAVQAQPEARSRNDALRNVFNTLMDDAIMTPLFKYNYRISAPPGVNGLRLNARGWFDFASAWLPASSA, translated from the coding sequence ATGAGATTATTAAATCGTTTAAATCAGTACCAGCGCCTTTGGCAGCCGTCGTCCGGCGCTCCGCAGCAGGTGACCGTTGGCGAGCTGGCTGAACGCTGCTTTTGTAGCGAGCGTCATATCCGTACGCTGTTGCGCCAGGCTCAGGAGGCCGGCTGGTTAAGCTGGCAGGCCAGCTCCGGGCGCGGCAAGCGCGGAATGCTCTGTTTTTACAAAACCCCGGAAAGTTTGCGTAACGAGATGATGGAACAGGCGCTGAATAAGGGTCAGCAACAAAACGCGCTGGAGCTGGCGCAGCTGGCGCCGGTTGAGCTGAAAGCGTTGTTGCACCCCTTCCTCGGCGGCCAGTGGCAAAACAATACCCCGACGCTGCGTATACCTTACTACCGTCCACTGGAACCGCTGCGCCCCGGCTTTCTGCCCGGTCGTGCGGAACAACATTTGGCCGGGCAGATCTATTCCGGCCTGACGCGTTTCGACGATAGCGACAATACGCCGGTGGGCGATCTGGCACACCACTGGCAGGTATCACCCGATGGGCTGCGCTGGCACTTTTATATCCGCTCTACCCTGTGTTGGCATAACGGCGATACCGTGAAAACCTCACAGCTGCAGCAAAGACTACTGTTGCTCCTGGAACTCCCGGCTCTCCGCACCCTCTTTGCCAGCATCAGCCGTATCGATGTCACCCACGCCCAATGTTTGACGATTACGCTGCATCGCCCGGACTACTGGCTACCGTTCCGTTTAGCCAGCTATTGCAGCGTGCTGGCGCATCCTGATGATCCGGCGCTCGGTAGCGGTCCGTTCCGAATAAAGCTTTTTGGCCCGGATCTGGTCCGGCTGGAGAACCATCCCCGCTACCATTTACAGCATCCGCTGATCCAGGCGGTAGAATATTGGATCACGCCGCAGCTATTCGAAAGCGATCTCGGCACCAGCTGTCGCCATCCAGTACAGATCACCATCGGCGATCCCGAAGAGCTCAATAATTTGCGCCAGGTGAGCAATAGCATCAGCCTCGGCTTCTGCTATTTGACCCTGCGTCAGAGTCCACGTCTCAGTAAAGCGCAGGCCCAGCGGCTGATTTCGATTATCCACCGCTCGTCGTTGCTGGAAACGCTACCGCTGGATGAAGATCTGATTACGCCGAGCCATGAAGTGCTACCGGGCTGGTCCATTCCCCAGGGCCCGGAAAACCATGAGGTGCCGTTGCCGCCCCAACTCACCCTGCTCTATCATTTGCCGGTCGAATTACACACAATGGCTGAGCAACTGAAACTGCGCCTCGCCACTCTCGGCTGCGAACTGACGCTCATTTTTCACGACGCCAAAAATTGGGACGGCTGCCGGTATCTGGCGCAGGCCGATATGATGATGGGCGACCGACTGATTGGCGAAGCGCCGGAATATACCCTTGAGCAGTGGCTGCGCTGCGATACGCTATGGCCCCATTTGCTGACCGGGGCGCAATATGCGCACCTCCAGGCAACGTTAGATGCCGTGCAGGCGCAGCCCGAAGCGCGTAGCCGCAACGATGCCCTGCGCAACGTCTTCAATACGCTGATGGATGACGCCATCATGACGCCGTTATTCAAATACAATTACCGCATCAGCGCGCCGCCGGGGGTTAATGGCCTGCGCCTTAATGCCAGAGGGTGGTTCGACTTTGCCAGCGCCTGGCTACCGGCATCATCGGCGTGA
- a CDS encoding YbgC/FadM family acyl-CoA thioesterase: MQTQIKVRGYHLDVYQHVNNARYLEFLEEARWDGLESSPAFHWMTSHNIAFVVVNININYRRPAVLGDVLTVTSKLEQLNGKSGTLSQVVTLNPNGEVVADALITFVCIDLKTQKAQPLEGELCEKLDQMNLR; this comes from the coding sequence ATGCAGACTCAAATTAAAGTTCGCGGTTATCACCTGGATGTTTACCAGCACGTTAACAATGCTCGTTATCTGGAGTTTCTCGAAGAGGCGCGCTGGGATGGGCTGGAGAGTAGTCCGGCGTTTCACTGGATGACCAGCCATAACATCGCTTTTGTGGTGGTCAATATCAATATTAATTATCGTCGCCCGGCGGTACTTGGCGACGTGCTCACCGTGACCAGTAAGCTTGAGCAGTTGAACGGCAAAAGCGGCACCCTTAGTCAGGTTGTGACCCTTAACCCTAACGGTGAAGTGGTGGCCGATGCGCTGATTACCTTTGTCTGCATTGATTTGAAAACGCAGAAGGCGCAGCCGCTGGAAGGGGAGTTGTGCGAAAAGCTCGACCAGATGAATTTACGCTAA
- a CDS encoding helix-hairpin-helix domain-containing protein, translating to MNRGMKMVIVAVLLACAAGSQGALAASASGKAASAKETIQAPQTKMPEEVKTADTHGTQVSINNASAEELAQAMNGVGLKKAQAIVSYREEYGPFKTLDDLKQVPGMGSSLVERNLSHLTL from the coding sequence ATGAACAGAGGAATGAAAATGGTTATTGTCGCCGTGTTGCTGGCTTGTGCGGCGGGTTCTCAGGGGGCGCTGGCGGCATCGGCGAGCGGCAAGGCGGCATCGGCAAAAGAAACTATTCAGGCGCCGCAGACGAAAATGCCGGAGGAGGTCAAAACGGCGGATACCCACGGCACGCAGGTTAGCATCAATAATGCCAGCGCGGAGGAGTTAGCACAGGCTATGAACGGCGTTGGGCTCAAGAAAGCGCAGGCAATCGTCAGCTACCGCGAAGAATATGGGCCGTTTAAGACTCTCGACGATCTTAAACAGGTCCCTGGGATGGGCAGTTCACTGGTAGAGAGAAATCTGTCACATCTGACGCTGTAA
- the queC gene encoding 7-cyano-7-deazaguanine synthase QueC, translated as MKRAVVVFSGGQDSTTCLVQALEQYDEVHCVTFDYGQRHRAEIDVARELALKLGAVAHKVLDVTLLNELAVSSLTRDSIPVPDYEPDADGIPNTFVPGRNILFLTLTAIYAYQVKAEAIITGVCETDFSGYPDCRDEFVKALHHAVSLGMAKDIRFETPLMWLNKAETWALADYWGQLDLVRRETLTCYNGIKGDGCGQCAACNLRANGLNQYLGDKAGVMAQMKQKTGLGQGHEA; from the coding sequence ATGAAACGCGCCGTAGTTGTCTTCAGCGGAGGACAAGACTCAACAACCTGCCTGGTGCAGGCACTGGAACAGTATGATGAAGTGCATTGCGTCACTTTTGATTATGGCCAACGCCACCGCGCCGAGATTGACGTGGCTCGCGAGCTGGCGCTAAAACTGGGCGCGGTGGCGCACAAAGTGCTGGACGTTACGCTGCTTAACGAACTGGCGGTGAGCAGCCTGACCCGCGATAGCATTCCGGTACCGGATTACGAGCCGGATGCCGATGGTATTCCGAATACCTTCGTTCCAGGTCGCAATATTCTGTTTTTAACCCTGACGGCGATCTACGCCTATCAGGTTAAGGCCGAAGCGATTATTACCGGCGTTTGCGAGACCGACTTCTCCGGTTACCCGGACTGCCGCGACGAATTTGTTAAAGCGCTGCACCACGCGGTTAGCCTTGGTATGGCGAAAGACATTCGCTTTGAAACGCCGCTGATGTGGCTCAACAAAGCCGAGACCTGGGCGCTGGCCGATTATTGGGGCCAGTTGGATCTGGTTCGCCGCGAAACGCTCACCTGCTATAACGGCATCAAGGGCGACGGCTGCGGCCAGTGTGCGGCCTGCAACCTGCGCGCCAACGGCTTGAATCAGTATCTGGGCGATAAGGCCGGCGTGATGGCGCAAATGAAGCAAAAAACCGGGCTGGGCCAGGGGCACGAAGCTTAA
- a CDS encoding PLP-dependent cysteine synthase family protein, protein MNSAWVKHAISEINADYQRSADTHLIRLALPGFPGIPIYLKDESTHPTGSLKHRLARSLFLYGLCNGWIKEGTTIIESSSGSTAVSEAYFARLLGLPFIAVMPSCTAKRKIEQIEFYGGRCHFVDNACEIYAASEMLARELNGHYMDQFTFAERATDWRGNNNIADSIFRQMTHEPYPQPSWIVMSAGTGGTSATIGRYIRCQGYETQLMVVDPQNSVFLDYWQSRDASLRSPVGSKIEGIGRPRVEPSFIPDVVDEMLRVPDAASIATALWLETQLGRKVGASTGTNMWGVLQLATRMRDEGRQGSIVTLLCDSGERYLESYYNPQWVAANIGDITPWQEQIMQLSGAQ, encoded by the coding sequence ATGAACAGCGCCTGGGTAAAACATGCCATTAGTGAAATTAACGCCGACTATCAGCGTTCCGCCGATACGCACCTGATCCGCCTGGCGTTGCCTGGTTTTCCGGGGATCCCTATTTATCTGAAAGATGAGAGTACGCATCCAACCGGTAGCCTTAAGCACCGACTGGCGCGCTCGCTGTTTCTCTATGGCCTGTGCAACGGATGGATCAAAGAAGGCACCACGATTATCGAATCGTCTTCGGGTTCGACGGCGGTCTCAGAAGCCTATTTTGCTCGCCTGCTGGGCCTGCCGTTTATTGCCGTGATGCCCTCCTGCACGGCGAAACGTAAAATCGAACAGATTGAATTTTATGGCGGACGCTGTCATTTCGTCGACAACGCCTGCGAAATCTATGCTGCTTCCGAAATGCTGGCGCGCGAGTTGAATGGCCACTATATGGATCAGTTCACCTTCGCCGAGCGCGCCACCGACTGGCGCGGCAATAACAATATCGCCGACAGCATTTTCCGCCAGATGACCCACGAGCCGTATCCACAGCCGTCGTGGATCGTCATGAGCGCGGGTACCGGCGGTACTTCTGCAACCATCGGCCGCTATATTCGCTGCCAGGGTTACGAGACGCAACTGATGGTCGTCGACCCGCAGAATTCGGTGTTCCTCGATTACTGGCAAAGCCGCGACGCCAGCCTGCGCAGCCCGGTCGGCAGCAAGATCGAAGGGATTGGCCGTCCGCGCGTCGAGCCATCGTTTATTCCTGACGTCGTCGATGAGATGCTGCGCGTTCCGGATGCCGCCAGCATCGCTACCGCCCTGTGGCTGGAAACGCAGCTTGGAAGAAAAGTCGGCGCCTCCACCGGTACCAATATGTGGGGCGTGCTGCAACTGGCCACGCGCATGCGCGATGAAGGACGCCAGGGTTCCATCGTCACCCTGTTGTGCGACAGCGGCGAACGTTATCTCGAAAGCTATTACAACCCGCAGTGGGTCGCGGCAAATATCGGCGATATTACCCCGTGGCAGGAGCAGATTATGCAACTAAGCGGCGCACAATAA